A window of the Lactobacillus amylovorus DSM 20531 genome harbors these coding sequences:
- a CDS encoding AbiH family protein translates to MRKLVILGNGIDLNFGLHSSFKDYFESNDAPQKLKRLIELDGKENWYNLENFIMKMSSTRLDGNSTIMEHPGVYHETYYRLIPQMYLIQKSLIKYLKHEEEHVEKGCFSKNVRKYLESASSIINFNYTDITTDSYKIPRQKIYHVHGSLKEKYIILGNANENLVEGVPNYYRIFSKPYLRDILDLKRYLGKKYLHKIDIFNRFKTYDAYYYSQYKLSPYLIEPEVYQILCSMSNYYDENSKYFYDKKFDLFKGVRKEDFRRIEQILLKTQQNKDFFTGFIDYLVE, encoded by the coding sequence ATGAGAAAATTAGTAATATTAGGGAACGGAATAGATTTAAATTTCGGATTACATAGTAGTTTTAAAGATTATTTTGAGAGTAATGACGCACCTCAGAAACTAAAAAGATTAATAGAATTAGACGGTAAAGAAAATTGGTATAATTTAGAAAATTTTATTATGAAAATGTCTTCAACGCGACTTGATGGTAATAGTACCATAATGGAACATCCAGGAGTGTATCATGAAACATACTATAGATTAATACCTCAAATGTATTTAATTCAGAAAAGTCTCATTAAATATTTAAAGCATGAGGAAGAGCATGTAGAAAAGGGGTGTTTTTCAAAAAATGTAAGAAAATACTTAGAATCAGCTAGTTCTATTATTAATTTTAACTATACTGACATAACTACTGATTCGTATAAAATTCCTAGACAAAAAATATACCATGTTCATGGTTCATTAAAGGAAAAATATATCATTCTAGGTAATGCAAATGAAAATTTAGTTGAAGGAGTACCAAACTATTACAGAATTTTTTCTAAACCATATTTAAGAGATATTTTAGACCTGAAAAGATATTTAGGTAAAAAATATTTACATAAAATCGATATATTTAATAGATTTAAAACTTATGATGCATATTATTATAGCCAATATAAATTGTCTCCATATTTAATTGAGCCAGAAGTATATCAAATTCTTTGCTCTATGAGTAATTACTATGATGAAAATAGTAAATATTTTTATGATAAAAAATTTGATCTTTTTAAAGGTGTGAGAAAAGAAGACTTTCGAAGAATAGAACAAATTTTGTTAAAAACGCAACAAAACAAAGACTTTTTTACCGGTTTTATAGATTATTTAGTAGAATAA
- the rfbA gene encoding glucose-1-phosphate thymidylyltransferase RfbA, giving the protein MKGIILAGGSGTRLYPLTLVTSKQLLPVYDKPMIYYPLSTLMLAGINDILVISTPADTPRFKELLGDGSQFGVKLSYKVQPSPDGLAQAFTLGEDFINGEPCAMILGDNIFYGNGFTELLKNATADAQQGKATVFGYYVNDPERFGVVDFDKNGKAISIEEKPAHPKSNYAVTGLYFYPAGVSKKAAQVKPSARGEVEITSLNEMYLNEDNLNVQLLGRGYAWLDTGTMQSLVDASNFVKMTEERQSVAISAPEEIAYIHKWIDKDQLLEAAKHYGKSPYGKHLKSVAEGKLRY; this is encoded by the coding sequence ATGAAGGGAATTATTTTAGCAGGTGGATCAGGGACTAGACTTTATCCTTTGACTTTGGTAACTAGCAAGCAATTGTTGCCTGTTTATGATAAGCCAATGATTTATTACCCATTATCAACTTTGATGTTAGCTGGCATTAACGATATTTTGGTAATTTCAACACCAGCAGATACGCCTCGCTTTAAGGAATTATTAGGTGATGGTTCACAATTTGGTGTTAAGTTGAGCTATAAGGTACAACCAAGTCCAGATGGTTTGGCTCAAGCCTTTACTTTAGGCGAAGACTTCATTAATGGTGAACCTTGTGCCATGATTTTGGGCGATAACATTTTCTACGGCAACGGTTTTACTGAATTGCTTAAGAATGCAACTGCTGATGCACAACAAGGCAAGGCTACTGTTTTTGGCTATTACGTTAACGATCCAGAACGTTTCGGTGTGGTTGATTTTGATAAGAATGGCAAGGCAATCTCTATTGAAGAAAAGCCAGCACATCCTAAGAGCAACTATGCTGTTACTGGTCTTTACTTCTACCCGGCTGGCGTTAGTAAAAAAGCTGCACAAGTTAAACCAAGTGCACGTGGTGAAGTAGAAATCACCAGCTTGAATGAGATGTACTTGAATGAAGATAATTTGAACGTTCAACTTCTTGGTCGTGGTTATGCTTGGCTTGATACTGGTACAATGCAAAGCTTGGTAGATGCAAGCAACTTCGTTAAGATGACCGAAGAACGTCAAAGTGTCGCAATTTCAGCTCCTGAAGAAATTGCATATATCCACAAGTGGATTGATAAAGATCAATTGCTTGAAGCTGCAAAACACTATGGCAAGAGTCCATATGGAAAACACTTGAAGTCAGTTGCAGAAGGTAAATTACGTTATTAA
- a CDS encoding DUF6414 family protein, with the protein MREYLYIDDVEINSLLAQQNKGVTTGKTITESNSNTLSHSTTTGGETKGGGEGKIPFLAKAEGSLTLHYNSTKDEGIENTDQTAINTVLNDYIVTLLEENLQGKIKMKYDDITVGDVVNITESPKLYDFETISNSTDHELLKKVMQIGMEDDINEVKEKYRKAIAKNPSLKQKRNQEIREIKADNIDGLNGLDYINLFGEYGKKVFPNTIVLAGDDCIAYTKIKNFRMNPAQLTSIANSPRKMHILGIIENELKENPMKAEVNDIGQISSSIANVLLFNFSIAKVGMLVIKPLAMYYEI; encoded by the coding sequence ATGAGAGAATATTTATACATAGACGATGTTGAAATTAATTCACTGCTGGCACAACAAAATAAAGGAGTAACAACGGGCAAAACGATTACAGAATCAAATTCAAATACCTTAAGTCATTCCACAACTACAGGTGGTGAAACTAAAGGTGGAGGAGAGGGAAAGATACCTTTTTTAGCTAAGGCTGAAGGAAGTCTGACACTGCATTATAATTCGACTAAAGACGAGGGTATTGAGAACACGGATCAAACTGCAATTAATACAGTATTAAATGATTATATAGTTACCTTATTAGAAGAAAATCTTCAAGGTAAAATAAAAATGAAATATGACGATATAACTGTAGGAGATGTTGTGAATATTACGGAGTCTCCCAAGTTGTATGATTTTGAAACTATATCTAATTCCACTGATCATGAGTTATTAAAAAAAGTTATGCAAATCGGTATGGAAGATGATATTAATGAAGTGAAAGAAAAATATAGAAAAGCAATTGCAAAGAATCCTTCCTTAAAGCAAAAACGAAATCAAGAAATTAGAGAAATTAAGGCTGATAATATTGATGGATTAAATGGATTAGATTACATAAATTTATTTGGTGAATATGGCAAGAAAGTATTTCCAAATACGATAGTCTTGGCTGGAGATGACTGTATAGCGTATACAAAAATTAAAAATTTTAGGATGAATCCTGCTCAATTAACCAGTATTGCAAACAGTCCAAGAAAAATGCATATTTTAGGTATTATAGAAAATGAATTGAAAGAAAATCCAATGAAAGCAGAAGTAAATGATATTGGTCAAATAAGTTCTTCAATTGCTAATGTATTATTATTTAATTTTTCTATTGCTAAAGTTGGAATGCTAGTTATTAAGCCGTTAGCTATGTATTACGAGATCTAA
- a CDS encoding IS30 family transposase produces MDSLHSTMNQHVKGKHLSFEERVIIQTRLKDGCSIRAIARELGCSPSTISYEVRRGTVSLYHGKQKRYKADQGQSVYQINRRHCGRKSDFLKKAGFINYVIKHFFEDGWSLDVCANRSLATGEFSHYQTVCTRTLYNYVDQGLMTIKNYDLPEKLKRNTKLHHVRQNKKKLGRSIEERPKEIEQRSEFGHWECDLVLGHKTKDDQVLLTLSERMSREFLIIRIPDKTSASVMQAFQMLQKQYSEHWNDIFKTITTDNGSEFADLANLEQVSKTLIYYAHPYTSCDKGTVERHNGLIRRFIPKGDCINNYSLQQIIDIETWCNSLPRKILAYHTPDEIFERELDQIYQAA; encoded by the coding sequence ATGGACTCTTTACATTCTACCATGAATCAGCACGTTAAAGGCAAGCACTTGTCATTTGAAGAACGGGTTATTATCCAAACTCGCTTAAAAGATGGCTGCTCTATTAGAGCAATTGCTCGCGAACTGGGCTGCTCTCCTTCTACGATCAGCTATGAAGTCAGACGGGGCACTGTTTCTCTCTATCACGGCAAGCAGAAGCGCTACAAGGCTGATCAGGGCCAAAGCGTTTATCAAATAAATCGGCGCCACTGTGGCCGCAAATCAGATTTCTTGAAGAAGGCTGGCTTTATCAATTATGTCATTAAGCATTTCTTTGAAGACGGCTGGTCGCTTGACGTTTGTGCCAACCGTAGTTTAGCTACCGGGGAATTCTCGCATTATCAAACAGTCTGCACCAGAACTCTGTATAACTACGTTGATCAAGGACTGATGACCATCAAAAACTATGACTTGCCCGAAAAGCTCAAGCGCAATACCAAGCTTCATCATGTTCGCCAAAACAAGAAGAAGCTGGGACGAAGCATCGAAGAGCGGCCTAAAGAGATTGAGCAGCGCAGCGAATTTGGTCATTGGGAATGCGATCTTGTCTTGGGTCATAAGACCAAGGACGATCAGGTTCTGTTAACTCTTTCCGAGCGCATGAGCCGCGAATTCCTGATTATTCGTATACCTGACAAGACCTCTGCCAGCGTCATGCAGGCTTTTCAAATGCTTCAAAAACAGTACAGCGAGCATTGGAACGATATCTTTAAGACAATTACTACTGATAATGGTTCAGAGTTTGCGGATCTAGCTAATTTGGAACAAGTCTCTAAAACGCTTATTTATTATGCTCATCCTTATACTTCTTGTGATAAAGGAACTGTTGAAAGACATAATGGCCTGATCCGCAGATTCATTCCTAAAGGAGACTGCATCAATAACTATTCTCTCCAACAAATCATTGATATTGAAACCTGGTGCAACTCTTTGCCTAGAAAGATCCTGGCATATCACACGCCAGATGAAATCTTTGAGAGAGAATTAGATCAAATCTATCAAGCAGCTTAA
- the rfbB gene encoding dTDP-glucose 4,6-dehydratase, which produces MKVIVTGGAGFIGSNFIFYMMKKHPDYDIICLDSLTYAGNLSTLKSVMDNPHFKFVKLDIRDRDGVYKLFEEEKPDVVVNFAAESHVDRSIENPEIFLETNIIGTSVLMDACRKYGIKRFHQVSTDEVYGDLPLDRPDLFFHEDTPLHTSSPYSSSKASADLLVGAYGRTYNLPVTISRCSNNYGPYQFPEKLIPLMIQRALNNEKLPVYGDGENVRDWLYVEDHCKAIDLILEKGTPGEVYNIGGHNEMHNIDIVKLICDYLDKPYSLIEHVTDRKGHDRRYAIDPEKIHNELGWLPETMFKDGIKKTIQWYLDNKEWWENIISGDYQNYYEEMYGNRKVLDKD; this is translated from the coding sequence ATGAAGGTTATTGTTACTGGGGGAGCCGGTTTTATCGGTTCTAACTTCATCTTCTATATGATGAAGAAGCATCCTGATTATGACATTATTTGTTTGGATAGTTTAACTTACGCAGGTAACTTGTCCACTTTGAAGAGCGTGATGGACAATCCTCACTTCAAGTTCGTTAAGTTAGACATCCGCGACCGTGACGGTGTTTACAAGTTATTCGAAGAAGAAAAGCCAGATGTAGTCGTTAACTTCGCTGCAGAAAGCCACGTTGACCGTTCAATCGAAAATCCAGAAATTTTCCTTGAAACCAACATTATTGGTACTTCAGTTTTGATGGATGCATGTCGTAAGTATGGCATCAAGCGTTTCCACCAAGTTTCAACTGATGAAGTTTATGGTGATTTGCCACTTGATCGCCCAGACTTGTTCTTCCACGAAGATACCCCACTTCACACTTCTAGCCCATACTCATCAAGTAAGGCTAGTGCAGACTTGTTAGTTGGTGCATATGGCAGAACTTACAACTTGCCTGTAACAATTTCACGTTGTTCAAACAACTATGGTCCATATCAATTCCCAGAAAAATTGATCCCATTGATGATTCAACGTGCCTTGAATAATGAAAAGTTGCCTGTTTATGGTGATGGTGAAAACGTTCGTGACTGGCTTTACGTTGAGGATCACTGCAAGGCTATTGATTTGATCCTTGAAAAGGGTACTCCAGGCGAAGTTTATAACATTGGTGGTCACAACGAAATGCACAACATCGATATTGTTAAGTTGATCTGTGACTACTTAGATAAGCCTTACTCATTAATTGAACATGTTACTGACCGTAAGGGACACGACCGTCGTTACGCTATTGATCCAGAAAAGATTCACAACGAATTAGGTTGGCTTCCAGAAACCATGTTTAAAGATGGTATTAAGAAGACCATTCAATGGTACTTGGATAACAAGGAATGGTGGGAAAACATCATTTCTGGCGACTACCAAAATTACTATGAAGAAATGTATGGTAACAGAAAGGTTTTAGACAAGGATTAG
- a CDS encoding MerR family transcriptional regulator: MSQYYTSGEFAKKAHVSIRTIRYYDQKNLLKPATHTKGGARLYTDQDFAKLQQILLLKYLGFSLSDIREMTIGSGDKQLLRNSLQIQKRLVEERLEEMKNVVNAIDSTSQALDRNDQVDWSKMLNLIHLTSMNQSLSMQYKNATNISARIRLHRDYSVNKEGWFPWLFSNLHLKSGMKVLELGAGNGALWSQNIDKVPAGVNIILSDISEGMLADAKNEIGDKPEFQYAVIDAQKIPFADDTFDLVIANHMLFYCDDISLALQEIHRVLKPGASLVCSTYSQRHMCEITDLVQSFNSNIVLSSTNLYERFGLDNGKQILSKFFDDITCKKYHDAIEISEATPIISYILSCHGNQNEILLNHYQEFKQYVEQKVSGGFSITKDAGFFAARK, from the coding sequence ATGTCCCAATACTACACAAGTGGCGAATTTGCGAAGAAAGCGCATGTTTCGATCCGCACAATTCGCTATTATGATCAGAAGAATTTATTAAAGCCAGCAACGCATACTAAAGGTGGTGCACGGCTATATACAGACCAAGATTTTGCCAAGTTACAACAGATTCTACTATTAAAGTATCTTGGTTTTTCCCTCAGCGATATTCGTGAAATGACGATTGGATCAGGGGATAAGCAATTACTCCGCAATTCACTCCAGATTCAAAAGCGTCTTGTCGAAGAACGACTTGAAGAGATGAAGAATGTGGTGAATGCCATTGACTCAACTAGCCAGGCACTAGATCGCAATGATCAGGTTGATTGGTCGAAGATGCTTAACTTAATTCATTTAACTTCGATGAATCAATCACTTAGCATGCAGTATAAGAACGCTACGAATATTTCTGCGCGCATCCGTTTGCACCGAGATTATTCAGTGAATAAAGAAGGCTGGTTCCCATGGCTATTTAGTAACTTACATCTTAAGTCAGGAATGAAGGTCCTTGAACTTGGTGCAGGTAATGGTGCGTTATGGTCACAGAATATCGATAAGGTGCCAGCTGGTGTGAATATTATTTTGTCAGATATCTCTGAAGGAATGTTAGCTGATGCCAAGAATGAGATCGGTGATAAGCCTGAATTTCAATATGCCGTGATTGATGCGCAGAAGATTCCTTTTGCTGACGATACCTTTGATCTAGTAATTGCCAATCACATGCTGTTTTACTGTGATGATATTTCGTTAGCGTTACAGGAGATCCATCGCGTGCTCAAGCCTGGTGCATCCCTCGTATGCAGCACATACTCCCAGCGCCACATGTGCGAGATCACCGATCTAGTTCAGAGCTTCAATTCCAACATCGTTTTATCATCTACCAATTTGTACGAACGTTTCGGCTTAGACAACGGTAAGCAGATTTTGAGTAAGTTCTTTGACGACATCACCTGCAAGAAGTATCACGACGCAATCGAAATCTCCGAAGCTACGCCAATTATTTCATATATTCTTTCCTGTCACGGCAACCAGAACGAGATCCTGCTTAACCACTACCAAGAATTTAAACAATATGTTGAGCAGAAGGTTAGTGGTGGCTTTAGCATTACCAAAGATGCTGGCTTTTTTGCTGCTAGGAAATAA
- a CDS encoding SIR2 family protein, with amino-acid sequence MNLQDLIANFTTTPFLFIGSGMTRRYLGLPNWEGLLRHFAKEVSNNEFAYNSYVNKVQSSGNSINVMPKVATLIEKDYNAKWYENPSIRTLNKETTDLVKNGLSPFKAEIASYIKSQGDIVPEYKNEIRQLEQLSVKNISGVITTNYDTFVEDHFNNYKTYIGQNELIFSAIQGIAEIYKIHGSVDKPESIIIDEEDYEAFNNKEAYLAAKLMTIFVEYPIIFMGYSLSDSNIRNIISAIVKCLNQTQLNTLKDRFIFVDYEENKKGVDITPSEVSIDGLTLSMTKVVLSDYSLLYDALAEKKVTIPVRLLRRLKQDLYEYVITSTPTATIQVANIDDKRISDDDLALAIGKASDLSLRGLSGISSDDWYRNIILGDLGWDADDLLKYAFHNLSSQNSGRLPVNKLLHFAHGSYKEAEDTAKKYDFNAIISNTIKKNRKYCRYNSVDEIWKAEHDDIGKATELLSYLTEDQIDVDKLGQVLKEILVDCKIKLNTL; translated from the coding sequence ATGAATTTACAAGATTTAATAGCTAATTTTACTACTACACCATTTCTTTTTATTGGCTCAGGGATGACAAGAAGATATTTAGGATTACCTAATTGGGAGGGATTGTTAAGACATTTTGCTAAAGAAGTTTCAAATAATGAATTTGCATATAATTCTTATGTAAATAAAGTACAGTCGTCTGGAAATTCGATAAATGTGATGCCAAAAGTAGCTACTTTAATTGAAAAAGATTATAACGCTAAATGGTATGAAAATCCTAGTATCAGAACATTAAATAAGGAAACTACAGATTTAGTAAAAAATGGACTTTCTCCTTTTAAAGCAGAAATTGCTTCATACATAAAAAGCCAAGGGGATATTGTTCCAGAATATAAAAATGAAATTAGGCAACTGGAACAATTATCTGTGAAAAATATCTCAGGAGTTATAACGACTAATTATGATACTTTTGTTGAAGATCATTTTAATAACTATAAAACTTATATTGGACAGAATGAATTAATTTTTTCTGCAATTCAAGGGATCGCGGAAATATATAAAATTCATGGTTCTGTTGATAAACCTGAGAGTATTATCATAGATGAAGAAGATTATGAAGCCTTTAATAATAAAGAAGCCTACTTAGCTGCAAAATTAATGACGATTTTTGTTGAATATCCAATTATTTTTATGGGATATTCTCTTAGTGATAGCAACATTAGAAATATTATTAGTGCCATTGTTAAATGCTTGAATCAAACTCAACTTAACACGCTAAAAGACAGATTTATATTTGTAGATTATGAAGAAAATAAAAAGGGAGTAGATATAACTCCTTCTGAGGTTTCAATAGATGGGCTAACTTTATCCATGACGAAGGTAGTACTTAGTGATTATTCTCTTTTGTATGATGCTTTGGCTGAGAAGAAAGTTACAATACCAGTTCGGTTGTTAAGGCGTCTTAAACAGGATTTATATGAATATGTTATTACAAGTACTCCCACAGCTACGATACAGGTGGCGAATATAGATGATAAACGTATATCTGATGATGATTTAGCTTTGGCGATTGGAAAAGCTTCAGATCTCAGTTTGCGAGGATTAAGTGGAATAAGTAGTGATGATTGGTATCGTAATATAATTTTAGGAGATTTAGGTTGGGACGCAGATGATTTATTGAAATATGCTTTTCATAATTTATCATCGCAAAATTCTGGAAGATTACCTGTTAATAAGTTGCTTCACTTTGCTCATGGTTCATATAAGGAAGCAGAAGACACAGCTAAAAAGTACGATTTTAACGCAATAATTTCTAATACAATTAAGAAAAATCGAAAATATTGTAGATATAATAGCGTAGATGAAATCTGGAAAGCAGAACATGATGATATAGGGAAAGCTACGGAATTGTTGTCATATTTGACAGAAGATCAAATCGATGTTGATAAATTAGGACAAGTATTAAAAGAGATTTTGGTCGATTGTAAAATTAAGTTGAACACTTTGTAA
- the rfbC gene encoding dTDP-4-dehydrorhamnose 3,5-epimerase: MGQIKVEKNVGGIEGLAVITPTVHGDDRGYFMETFNQRDMMDAGFSINFVQDNQSSSTKGVLRGLHFQKHYPQVKLVRAVRGSVFDVAVDLRSESKTYGKWYGVELTAENKKQFLIPQGFAHGFLVLSDVAEFCYKVNDFWHPNDEGGMAWNDPEIGIKWPHVKGDYPGSADASGYTMDDGTKLNLVERDQEWKGLKDTFQF; encoded by the coding sequence ATGGGACAAATTAAAGTTGAAAAAAATGTCGGCGGTATTGAAGGTTTAGCTGTTATCACCCCAACTGTTCACGGTGATGATCGTGGTTACTTCATGGAAACTTTTAACCAAAGAGACATGATGGATGCCGGCTTCAGCATTAACTTCGTACAAGACAACCAATCAAGTTCAACTAAGGGTGTGCTTCGTGGTTTACACTTCCAAAAGCATTATCCACAAGTTAAGTTGGTTCGTGCTGTTCGTGGTTCAGTATTTGACGTTGCTGTTGACCTTCGTAGTGAATCAAAGACTTATGGTAAGTGGTATGGTGTTGAATTAACTGCAGAGAACAAGAAGCAATTCTTGATTCCACAAGGTTTTGCACATGGATTCTTAGTTTTAAGTGATGTTGCTGAATTTTGTTACAAGGTTAACGATTTCTGGCATCCAAATGACGAAGGTGGTATGGCTTGGAACGATCCCGAAATTGGTATCAAGTGGCCACACGTTAAGGGCGACTACCCAGGCAGTGCAGATGCTAGCGGCTACACCATGGACGATGGCACTAAGCTTAACTTAGTAGAACGTGACCAAGAATGGAAAGGTTTGAAAGATACCTTTCAGTTTTAA
- the rfbD gene encoding dTDP-4-dehydrorhamnose reductase: MKAFVTGVNGQLGHDVMNELAKRGYEGIGSDLAPEYSGVADGTAATKMPYVALDITDADAVDKVITEVNPDVIIHCAAWTAVDMAEDDDKVEAVRKVNVGGTQNIANVAKKLDVPMVYLSTDYVFDGQGTKPWEPDFKGYKPLNVYGETKLGGEKAVADTLDKYFIVRIAWVFGINGHNFIKTMLKVGSTHDEVKVVDDQIGTPTYTFDLARLLVDMIETDKYGYYHATNSELPATESGYDENGTKTGYISWYDFTKEIYRQAGYDTKVTPVTTAEYGLSKAVRPFNSRLDKSKLVENGFKPLPVWPDAVRRYLEILKKQGFFDELGK, from the coding sequence ATGAAAGCTTTTGTAACTGGAGTTAATGGTCAACTTGGCCATGACGTAATGAATGAACTTGCTAAGCGCGGCTATGAAGGCATAGGTTCAGACTTGGCTCCTGAATATAGCGGTGTTGCCGATGGTACTGCCGCTACCAAGATGCCATACGTTGCTTTGGACATCACCGACGCCGATGCAGTTGACAAGGTAATCACTGAAGTAAATCCCGATGTGATTATTCACTGTGCTGCGTGGACCGCTGTTGATATGGCTGAAGACGATGACAAGGTCGAAGCTGTCCGTAAGGTTAACGTTGGCGGTACGCAAAATATTGCTAATGTGGCTAAGAAGCTCGATGTGCCAATGGTTTACCTTTCAACCGACTATGTATTTGACGGTCAAGGCACGAAGCCATGGGAGCCTGACTTCAAGGGTTACAAGCCATTGAACGTTTACGGCGAAACCAAGTTAGGCGGCGAAAAGGCTGTTGCCGACACTTTGGACAAGTACTTCATCGTTCGTATTGCTTGGGTATTCGGCATCAACGGCCATAACTTTATCAAGACCATGCTTAAGGTTGGTTCTACCCACGATGAAGTTAAGGTTGTTGATGACCAAATCGGTACGCCAACTTACACCTTTGACTTAGCTCGCTTGTTAGTCGACATGATCGAAACCGACAAGTACGGTTACTACCACGCAACCAACTCAGAATTGCCAGCAACCGAAAGCGGTTATGACGAAAACGGCACTAAGACTGGTTACATTTCCTGGTACGATTTCACCAAGGAAATCTACCGCCAAGCCGGTTACGACACCAAGGTAACGCCAGTCACCACTGCCGAATATGGCTTGTCCAAGGCAGTTCGCCCATTCAACTCACGCCTCGATAAGAGCAAGTTAGTGGAGAACGGCTTTAAGCCATTGCCTGTTTGGCCTGATGCGGTTAGACGATATCTTGAAATTTTGAAGAAGCAAGGCTTCTTTGATGAGTTGGGGAAGTAA
- a CDS encoding RNA-binding domain-containing protein, whose product MDFINFVKDVGALEFTIPKEDLHLEFKTASWKLPQNIWETVSSFSNTDGGLIVLGVDEPQSHHYKIVGVDQPDDVIKELFNSNNNPTVINKPVIQDSDVKVAKFDGKTLIQIRILPAQFSDKPITYKDKTYMRSDDGDRLATHDQLKYLYAESQDQVDTRLLENFDWDSDLNLEDINDYRKKLEKVEDADSISKSDYELLTDIGVLRRDRRSSSKERKLTEGGLLFLVKFMSIMDRFPRFQLDYTRYAKDGDTDWVDRVSAGDMNYPEMNIYSFYNIVLPKITSNINDKYIQDEDLTRGSYVADLRSAAKEALVNCLMHAYYDGTIAIQIEDRPSYWEFTNPGDMRVSRESFLRGQKSEVRNSEIATLFRRIGISEKRASGGPRILRAASRNHLMEPEIEIDATNKITKIRIWKIDIRTKIDDEMVLDPTEKFIIDYAIQKSEFSFSQMFKDMNDKFGSNSTVRKRLNHLIDEKILISEGNGKSTVYKLEKTSEQEQVDKIMRLKNMEEKL is encoded by the coding sequence ATGGATTTTATTAATTTTGTTAAAGATGTAGGTGCTCTTGAGTTTACAATTCCAAAAGAAGATTTGCATTTGGAATTCAAGACAGCAAGTTGGAAGTTACCTCAAAATATATGGGAAACAGTAAGTTCATTTTCTAATACAGATGGCGGCCTTATTGTATTAGGTGTAGATGAACCTCAATCACATCATTATAAGATTGTAGGCGTTGATCAACCTGATGATGTAATAAAGGAATTGTTTAATAGTAATAACAATCCAACCGTAATTAATAAGCCTGTAATCCAGGATTCTGATGTTAAAGTTGCTAAGTTTGATGGCAAAACATTAATTCAAATCAGGATATTGCCAGCACAATTCTCTGACAAGCCAATTACTTATAAGGACAAAACTTATATGAGATCCGATGACGGTGATCGCCTTGCTACACATGATCAATTGAAGTATTTATATGCTGAAAGCCAAGATCAGGTTGACACTAGATTGCTTGAAAACTTTGATTGGGATAGTGATTTGAATCTAGAAGATATTAATGACTATCGTAAAAAGTTAGAAAAAGTAGAAGATGCAGATAGTATATCGAAGTCAGATTATGAACTTTTAACAGATATTGGAGTATTGAGACGTGATAGACGTTCTTCAAGTAAAGAACGTAAATTAACTGAAGGCGGTTTGCTATTTTTGGTCAAGTTTATGTCAATAATGGATAGATTCCCTAGGTTCCAATTAGACTATACAAGGTATGCTAAAGATGGAGACACCGATTGGGTTGATCGTGTTTCAGCAGGAGACATGAATTATCCAGAAATGAATATTTATTCATTTTATAATATAGTTTTGCCTAAAATCACTTCTAATATTAACGATAAGTATATTCAAGATGAGGATTTGACAAGGGGAAGCTATGTTGCTGATTTAAGATCTGCTGCAAAGGAAGCATTAGTTAATTGCTTGATGCACGCTTATTATGATGGAACTATAGCAATTCAAATAGAGGATCGTCCAAGTTATTGGGAATTCACTAATCCTGGTGATATGCGAGTCAGCAGAGAATCATTTCTACGTGGTCAAAAGTCAGAGGTAAGAAATTCAGAAATTGCCACTTTATTTAGAAGGATTGGTATTTCAGAAAAGAGAGCCAGTGGGGGACCCAGAATTTTAAGAGCTGCAAGCAGAAATCACTTGATGGAACCGGAAATCGAAATTGATGCAACTAATAAAATTACGAAAATAAGAATTTGGAAAATAGATATTCGAACCAAAATTGATGACGAGATGGTTTTGGATCCAACTGAAAAATTTATTATTGATTATGCCATTCAAAAATCTGAATTTAGTTTCTCTCAAATGTTTAAGGATATGAATGATAAATTTGGAAGCAACAGTACTGTAAGAAAAAGACTAAACCATCTAATAGATGAAAAAATTTTAATTTCAGAAGGAAACGGTAAATCTACAGTATATAAACTAGAAAAAACTAGTGAACAAGAACAAGTAGATAAAATAATGAGATTGAAAAATATGGAAGAAAAACTGTAA